A genomic region of Dunckerocampus dactyliophorus isolate RoL2022-P2 chromosome 8, RoL_Ddac_1.1, whole genome shotgun sequence contains the following coding sequences:
- the fezf2 gene encoding fez family zinc finger protein 2: MSRSGALETVMSCGRTGPSAAAKTLAFSIDRIMSKGSEGGAEERSEGKKLLGFCSPIPCMIPLQPFGYDFQAKALMNYSDLWRSSLRGSAPCKANCCVCAKVDSGLKQPVLAPGSRLVKPQVIHQALAVPSGSFYYLNYLDPAFPQSDLLAGHWLSSQQTQASISAQHRLLLLDNGKVPGGLGGDKAPTPQYPHKEHLPGQLDQIVKDNHAEKNSFKTHNKLCSNGGAGEGKPKNFTCEVCGKVFNAHYNLTRHMPVHTGARPFVCKVCGKGFRQASTLCRHKIIHTQEKPHKCNQCGKAFNRSSTLNTHVRIHAGYKPFVCEFCGKGFHQKGNYKNHKLTHSGEKQYKCSICNKAFHQIYNLTFHMHTHNDKKPFTCATCGKGFCRNFDLKKHIRKLHDNSFSSAASRAETC, translated from the exons atgtcacGTTCTGGAGCTCTGGAGACGGTGATGTCCTGCGGTAGAACCGGACCCTCCGCGGCTGCCAAGACCCTCGCCTTCTCTATAGACCGGATCATGTCCAAGGGCTCGGAGGGCGGCGCCGAGGAGCGGTCGGAGGGAAAGAAGCTGCTCGGGTTCTGCTCTCCGATTCCCTGCATGATCCCGCTGCAGCCCTTCGGCTATGACTTCCAGGCCAAGGCCCTGATGAACTACTCGGATCTGTGGAGGTCCAGTCTCAGGGGGAGCGCGCCGTGCAAGGCGAACTGCTGCGTGTGCGCCAAAGTGGACTCCGGGCTGAAGCAGCCCGTGTTGGCGCCTGGGAGTCGGCTGGTAAAGCCGCAGGTGATCCACCAGGCTCTGGCCGTGCCGAGCGGTTCTTTCTACTATCTCAACTACCTGGACCCTGCCTTCCCCCAGTCGGACTTGCTGGCGGGACACTGGTTGTCCAGCCAGCAGACTCAGGCGTCCATCTCAGCCCAGCACAGACTTTTACTCCTGGACAATGGCAAGGTGCCGGGCGGCCTGGGGGGCGACAAGGCGCCCACACCCCAGTACCCTCACAAGGAGCATCTTCCCGGGCAGCTGGACCAGATAGTGAAGGACAATCACGCCGAGAAGAACTCCTTCAAGACGCACAACAAACTTTGCAGCAACGGCGGCGCTGGAGAAGGAAAACCCAAAAACTTCACATGTGAAGTCTGTGGAAAg GTTTTTAATGCTCACTACAATCTGACCAGACACATGCCGGTGCACACCGGAGCACGGCCGTTCGTGTGCAAAGTGTGCGGGAAAGGCTTCCGGCAGGCCAGCACTTTGTGCAGACACAAGATCATCCACACACAG GAAAAGCCTCACAAATGCAACCAGTGTGGAAAAGCCTTCAACAGAAGCTCGACCCTCAACACGCACGTTCGCATCCACGCGGGATACAAACCTTTTGTCTGTGAATTCTGCGGAAAAGGATTTCACCAGAAAG GCAACTACAAGAACCACAAGTTGACCCACAGCGGCGAGAAGCAGTACAAGTGCTCCATCTGCAACAAGGCCTTCCATCAGATCTACAACTTGACCttccacatgcacacgcacaacgACAAGAAGCCCTTCACCTGTGCCACCTGCGGAAAAGGCTTCTGCCGCAACTTTGACCTGAAGAAGCACATCCGGAAGCTGCACGACAACAGCTTCTCCTCCGCCGCGAGCCGCGCCGAGACGTGCTGA